Proteins found in one Syntrophorhabdaceae bacterium genomic segment:
- a CDS encoding SDR family oxidoreductase, protein MTTSKRVFVTGGAGYVGAVLIPKLLRKGYEVKVLDLFLYGEDVLDSVKDDPKLKKVKGDIRDRKLLEKEIPGYDTVIHLACISNDPSYELDPDLARSINYDAFIHLVDVAKKAGVKKFIYASSSSVYGVKDVPDVTEDLPLEPLTDYSKYKALCEDILLKEATDDFIVSIIRPSTVCGYSPRLRLDLTVNILTNHAVSKGEITVFGGEQMRPNLHIEDMTDFYTFLLEVPDEKIHKKIYNVGYENYKVKDIAEMVKKVIDPGLPIITTPSDDNRSYQVSSKKVKDALGYAPKRTIEDAVRDLKKAFDEGRIPDSMTDIRYYNIKTMQAVNLK, encoded by the coding sequence ATGACGACATCAAAGAGGGTATTTGTTACCGGCGGCGCGGGTTACGTGGGTGCTGTCCTGATACCAAAACTCCTGCGGAAGGGTTACGAAGTCAAGGTGCTGGACCTGTTCCTTTACGGAGAGGATGTGCTGGACAGCGTCAAAGACGACCCGAAGCTTAAGAAGGTGAAGGGCGATATCAGGGATAGGAAGCTCCTGGAGAAGGAGATACCCGGTTATGATACGGTGATCCATCTTGCCTGCATCTCCAACGACCCAAGCTACGAGCTGGATCCTGACCTTGCCAGGTCGATCAATTATGACGCCTTCATCCATCTTGTCGATGTTGCCAAAAAGGCAGGAGTGAAAAAGTTTATCTACGCCTCCAGTTCGAGCGTGTACGGAGTCAAGGACGTTCCCGACGTGACCGAAGACCTGCCGCTCGAACCGTTGACGGATTATTCGAAATACAAGGCCCTCTGCGAAGACATTCTTCTGAAAGAGGCGACGGACGATTTCATCGTGTCGATCATACGCCCGTCGACTGTGTGCGGATATTCGCCCAGGCTGCGCCTTGACCTTACCGTAAACATTCTTACCAATCATGCCGTCAGCAAAGGTGAGATCACCGTCTTCGGCGGCGAGCAGATGAGGCCGAATCTTCACATTGAAGATATGACAGATTTCTACACCTTTCTTCTTGAAGTGCCCGATGAGAAGATACACAAGAAGATCTACAACGTCGGTTACGAGAACTACAAGGTGAAAGACATTGCTGAAATGGTGAAGAAAGTGATCGATCCGGGCTTGCCGATCATAACAACACCCTCCGACGATAACCGGTCCTACCAGGTATCCTCGAAGAAGGTCAAAGACGCCCTGGGTTATGCCCCGAAGCGGACCATCGAGGATGCCGTGCGCGACCTGAAGAAGGCATTTGACGAGGGCAGGATACCTGATTCCATGACGGACATCAGGTACTACAATATAAAGACCATGCAGGCCGTCAATCTGAAATAA
- a CDS encoding DegT/DnrJ/EryC1/StrS family aminotransferase: protein MEVKYSYLEEQFKDHAAIFDDLDKLIKSGDYTLGKPVVEFEEKFAQLIGTKYAVGVNSGTDALFLSLKALNVGPGDEVITSPNTFIATVGAIVATGAKPVYVDVTEEFTIDPALIEKAITKNTKVIMPVHYAGHPADMTDIMAIAERHGLKVIEDSCQAIGASLDGKWVGTFGVSGGFSLHPLKNLNVWGDGGIIVTSSEEVRDRLVLLRNHGLLNRDEVGIYGYNSRLDSLQAVVGNHLIKDIHVITDNRIKWANKLDAALRGFKGSIAIPERRANKRYVYHLYMMKVERRDELLAYLVKNGVDAKVHYPIPMHLQPAAAGQGYKKGDFPVTESQSASLITLPVHQHLSSEQVDYMIDVVKRFYS, encoded by the coding sequence ATGGAAGTCAAGTACTCTTACCTGGAAGAACAGTTTAAGGACCACGCTGCCATATTCGACGATCTCGACAAGTTGATCAAGAGCGGAGACTATACTCTTGGCAAACCGGTCGTGGAGTTTGAGGAAAAATTCGCACAGCTCATCGGCACCAAATATGCGGTTGGCGTCAATTCAGGGACTGACGCACTGTTCCTTTCATTAAAGGCGTTGAATGTGGGGCCCGGTGACGAGGTCATCACGAGTCCGAACACGTTTATCGCAACCGTCGGAGCTATCGTCGCGACAGGAGCGAAACCTGTATACGTTGATGTGACGGAAGAGTTCACGATAGACCCTGCGCTGATAGAAAAGGCGATCACGAAGAATACAAAGGTGATCATGCCTGTACATTACGCTGGCCACCCGGCGGATATGACGGACATCATGGCTATTGCCGAAAGGCACGGTCTGAAGGTCATCGAGGATTCCTGCCAGGCCATCGGAGCGTCCCTGGATGGCAAGTGGGTTGGCACCTTCGGCGTTTCCGGCGGCTTCAGCCTCCACCCCTTGAAGAACCTGAACGTCTGGGGTGACGGCGGCATCATCGTCACCAGTTCGGAAGAGGTTCGCGATCGCCTTGTGCTTTTGAGGAACCACGGTCTTCTGAACCGCGACGAGGTGGGGATCTACGGGTACAACAGCCGCCTCGATTCCCTCCAGGCGGTGGTGGGCAATCACCTCATAAAAGACATCCACGTCATCACCGACAACAGGATAAAATGGGCTAACAAACTGGATGCCGCCCTGAGAGGGTTCAAAGGTTCCATAGCCATACCGGAGCGGCGCGCCAACAAGCGCTACGTCTACCATCTCTATATGATGAAGGTGGAAAGACGGGACGAGCTCCTCGCCTACCTTGTCAAGAACGGTGTTGACGCGAAGGTCCATTACCCGATACCGATGCACCTTCAGCCTGCTGCAGCGGGACAGGGTTACAAGAAGGGGGATTTCCCCGTCACGGAATCGCAGAGCGCATCGCTTATCACCCTGCCGGTGCATCAGCACCTCAGTTCCGAACAGGTCGATTACATGATAGATGTGGTGAAGAGGTTCTATTCATGA